One Arcobacter sp. FWKO B genomic window, TAAATCATTTATATAAATATATTTGCTTACAGGTCTGTTAAAACTTCCAAATGTCACTTCAATTAATGCTGAATTATCGTTAATAGAATAAAAATTTTCAAAATGAACAAAATAGTCTTCTTCAACCAAAGACTTTTTTGGGAGTGTATCTTTGATTTTTTCTATATTTATCTTATCAAACTCAAATGATGATTCAATATTTTGTACAGGAGATATTGTATTATTATGTAGTATTAAATCATAGATGTTTTTTCCCATTTTCTTCCATCTATCTTCATATTTACTACTAATATCTAAATCTTTATTGATATCTATATCAATATGACATTGTGTTAAGTTTGTTAAAATTGAAAGCGCAAAGTCAAAATACTCTCTACTATCTGTTCTTAGTTCTAGTGTTCCATCCATATTTAAAACCCTAAGTGCCTCATCAACAAATTCTTTACTATATACTCTTCTATGTGGCTTTTTTTCCCAAGGTACTGGAAAATGGACAAAAATCTTACCTACACTATTTGATTTTAGAAACTCCAAAAATAATCGTGCATCATAATTAAGTATCAATACATTAGAAATTTCTTGAAGTTCTATTTGTTTTAAAACTTGTTCAATAGAAGGTGTGTGAATTTCTAAACCTATAAGTAAAATGTCAGGATTTTTTTTAGCTTGATGTAGTAGGTGTCTTCCGCTTCCAAAACCTATTTCAACCCATATTTCTTTTTGTGTATTAAAGTCATTTAAAAAATAATCTATTTCCTTTAGATATTTATTGCTTTGTTTTGTATTGTCTTTTAGGTTACTAATATTTGAAAATATTGTTTTAACACCATATGCATCTAAAAAAGCATTTAGAGCCTTTTTTATTGGATATGCTTTTGATGGACGAGTTGCTTTATCGGCTTTTAATATCTCTAAAGGATTTATTTGTGATGATTCTTTTGCTTTTTT contains:
- the trmB gene encoding tRNA (guanosine(46)-N7)-methyltransferase TrmB, which gives rise to MPHIVFEQISHLDFPKVSDGVEFSFIANSKHESKISVKVDGQEFLLTKKAKESSQINPLEILKADKATRPSKAYPIKKALNAFLDAYGVKTIFSNISNLKDNTKQSNKYLKEIDYFLNDFNTQKEIWVEIGFGSGRHLLHQAKKNPDILLIGLEIHTPSIEQVLKQIELQEISNVLILNYDARLFLEFLKSNSVGKIFVHFPVPWEKKPHRRVYSKEFVDEALRVLNMDGTLELRTDSREYFDFALSILTNLTQCHIDIDINKDLDISSKYEDRWKKMGKNIYDLILHNNTISPVQNIESSFEFDKINIEKIKDTLPKKSLVEEDYFVHFENFYSINDNSALIEVTFGSFNRPVSKYIYINDLQPSYFQGKPLITKANIKAHEKIKAILSND